The Rhizobium rhododendri nucleotide sequence AAGACGAGTTGGCCGAGATCTACTCTGTCAGCCGCACCGTGATACGCGCAGCCCTGCAGGCACTGGCGCTCGACCATCTCGTGACACTCGAAGTCAATCGCGGCGCTTTCGTCGCCAAGCCGACACGGCTGGAGGCCCGCGAGGTTTTCGAGGCTCGCGCGCTGCTCGAGCCGAAAGTCGCCGCCATGGCTGCCGAAATCGCCAAGCCGGCCGACATCGTCCTGCTGGAGCGTCACATCGCCGAAGAACATGCGGCGGTCGCCGCCGGGCGGGACGGAGAAGCGGTCCAGCTCTCCGGCCAGTTCCACGTGGCCATCGCCGAAATTGCCAATCATTCGATCTATATCGACTTCGTCCGCAGGCTTTGCTCTCGCTCGTCGCTGATCGTCGCCCTCTACTGGCGTCGCCGCGATGCCATCTGCGAGCACCACGCTCACCATTCGCTGGTCAATGCGATCGCCAGCAACAAGCCGAAGGACGCGTCCGAGCTGATGGTCAGCCATCTCGTCGACCTGTTTTCGGGCCTCGACCTGTCAGAGCGCGAGCCCGGTTCCCGCCGCCTCGCGGAGATCCTCAAGGCTTGAAGGACGCTCCTTCGCTTCAATGCTCGTTGGCGACCGGCGCGTAGGCAGCAGGATCGACGAAATCGGGCCGCCCGTTGAGCGACAGCCTTGCGCCTCTCGCCGGCGTCTCGCTGATCACCTTGCCGCGACGAACAACAAACAAACGCGTTGCGCGCAGACGGATCGCCTCGATCGGATCTTTCGCTTGCAGCACCACCAGATCGCCATTGCAGCCGACGTCGAGACCATAACCTTCCAGCCCCATCAGCTTGGCCGGATTTCTGGTGACCGCGTCGAAACAGAACCGCATTGCCTCGCGAGCCGACAGCTGTCCGACATGCAGGCCCATATGCGCGACATCGAGCATGTCGCCGCTGCCGAGCGAATACCACGGGTCCATGCAGCAATCCTGGCCGAAGGCGATGTTGATGCCGTGCTCGCGCATCTCCTTCACCCGCGTCATACCGCGCCGCTTCGGGTAGCTGTCGTGTCGTCCCTGCAGCATGATGTTGATCAGCGGGTTGGCAACCACCTGAACCTCAGCCTCGGCGATCAGCGGCAGTAGCTTCGACACATAGTAATTGTCCATCGAATGCATCGAAGTCAGGTGCGAGCCGGTCGCGCGGCCTTGCAGTCCCAGCCGCTGCGTTTCACAGGCAAGCGTCTCGATATGCCGCGAAAGCGGATCGTCCGTTTCGTCGCAATGCAGGTCGACGCGCAGGCCCCGCCTCGCGGCAATCTCGCAAAGCGCCCGCACAGACCGCGCACCGTCTTCCATCGTCCGCTCGAAATGCGGAATACCGCCGACAATGTCGACACCGAGATCCAGCGCCCGCTCGAGATTGTCGGCAGCTGTCGGCGAACGGTAATATCCATCCTGCGGAAAGGCGACGAGTTGCAGATCGAGATAGGGCGCGACCGCCTTCTTGACGTGCAGCAGCGCCTCGACAGCCAGAAGCCGGTCGTCGCAGATATCGACATGGGTCCGCACCGCCAGCAGCCCTTGCGATACGGCGAGATCGCAATAGCGCAATGCCCGCTCGACCACCGCCTCCTGCGTCAGCAACGGCTTCAGTTCACCCCAGAGCGCAATGCCTTCGAGGAGCGTACCGGACGTGTTCAAGCGCGGCAGGCCAAGCGACAGGGTGGCATCCATATGAAAATGGCAATCGACGAAAGGGCTCGAGACAAGGTGGCCGCCGGCGTCGATCTCGCGACCGGCGTTAGCAGCGATCTTGTGCTCGATTGCAGCGATCCTGCCGCCGGCGATACCGATGTCGATCCCCGTGCGGCCATCGGTAAGCGTTGCGTTTCGGATGAGTAGATCGAACGTCATGAACCGGCCCCTTGCTCGACAGGCGCTGCGCCTGAACGTGACGGATTTTTAGCACGCCGACACCACATGCCAACCGTTGAATGCCCAGAACATCATGGACGGACTGTATTTTTTCAAACGAAGGCGAAGGCTGGCGAGGTCTCCGGGCTATAGGCGGCGACGGAAACGCTGTGTATAAGCGCAGGCAATCAACTGCTCCTGAAAGCCGGGGCCGCTCTACCACGCTCCCGGAGCGTCGACCGGGTGCGCCCGGCACCATCACGAAGGACCTGACATGCGCTACCTGATCACCGGCACCGGTGGCTTCATTGGCTTCCATCTCGCCAAGCGACTGCTCGACGAAGGCAATTTCGTGGTCGGCTTCGACGGCATGACACCGTATTACGATGTGGCGCTGAAGGAAAAACGGCACGCCATCCTCGCGCGCTCGAACGGCTTCAAGCCGGTGATCGCCATGCTGGAAGACAAGGCGGCGCTCGATAGGGCGGCCGAACTGGCGGAGCCTGATGTCATCGTCCACCTCGCCGCCCAGGCCGGCGTTCGCTACAGCCTCGAAAATCCGAAATCCTACGTCGACTCCAACGTCACCGGGTCGTTCAACATTCTAGAACTCGCCCGCGCCATCAAGCCGAAGCATTTGCTGCTCGCCTCGACCTCGTCGGTCTACGGCGCCAACGAGAAGATGCCGTTTGCCGAAAGCGACAAGGCTGACGAGCAGATGACGATCTATGCGGCGACGAAGAAAAGCATGGAGCTGATGGCCCACAGCTACGCCCATCTCTTCGACATCCCGACGACGGCGTTCCGCTTCTTCACGGTCTATGGCCCGTGGGGCCGGCCGGACATGGCGCTGTTCAAGTTCGTCGATGCCATCAGGAACGATCGCCCGATCGATATCTACGGCGAAGGCCGGATGAGCCGCGACTTCACCTATATCGACGACCTCGTCGAGGGCATCGTCCGCCTGATCGCGGTGCCGCCGGCAGAGGCCAACCGCGTCGTCTCGGATACCGTCATCGATTCGCTGTCGAGCACCGCCCCGTTCCGGATCGTCAACATCGGTGGCGGCGCGCCGGTGGAGCTGATGCATTATGTCGAGACGATAGAGGCCGCGCTCGGCAAGAAGGCCATCCGCAACATGCTGCCGATGCAGCCGGGCGACGTACATCACACCTACGCCGAACCCGGCCTGCTCGTCGCCCTGACCGGCTACAAGCCGGAACTGGGCGTCGAAGAAGGTGTCAGGCGCTTTGTCGAATGGTATCTCGAAAACTACTGAGGATCAGCCGGCCGTGTGATAATTGCGGTCGAAATAGACGAGACCCTGCCCGCCATCGCGCCGACGGATCGCCTCGACTTCGCACATCAGCACTTCGTGCGTGCCGACCTCGGCGCGCTGGGCGATCCGGCAATCGAACGACACCAGCGCGTCCTCGAGCGCCGGCGATCCGGTCACCAGTTCGGACCACTCGGCGGCTGCAAAGCGCTCGGCAACCGGCGTCTTGCCGCCGAAGAGGCGCGACAGATCCTGATGGCTCTCCGACAGGACGTTCACGCAGAGCACGCCATTGGCAGCGACAGCGGGATAGACGGAGGCATTGCGGTTCAGGCACACCAGAAGCGTCGGCGGACTGTCGGTGACGCTGCACACGGCAGTCGCGGCAAAGCCGGCAAGACCTCCCGGACCGTTGCTGGTGACGATATTGACGGCTGCCGCCATGCGCGCCATGGCATCGCGGAAGGTGAGCCGCAACGCTTCGGCATCAGCCACGGGTATCTTCTGGTCGGTGGCTGCAGACGTTTTCATGTTCATCCCCATAATTTCAGGCGGCAGGTGCGGTTCCGGGCCGCAAACTAGACGCCGGATCGGTGCGTCTCAAGCAAAAGCATTTCGCCCAACGGCGGGCACGAGACAATACATTCCCCCGAATCCGCTATCGTCAACCGCATACTTCGAAAAATGTTGCGATGCACAATGTCGATGACGGTTTTGACGCCCTCCGGCGCTCAGCCGGGATTGACGACCATCGGCGCCCGGTTGCGCCGGACCTCCGTGAAAATATGGCCAAACAATGCGACAAGCACGATCGGCCCGCCGATCATCGTCGCGCTCGATGGCGTCTCGCTGAAGAATATCCACACCCAGAGCGGCGTCAAAGGAACCTCGAGCGCGGTCAGCAGGCTGGCATCGGCAGCGGGAATGAGACGGGATCCGAATGTGTAGAGGCTAAGCCCAAGCGCATTCTGGATCAATCCGAAGGCCACGATCAGCCCGGCGTCACTTCCCGAGACGGACCCTGGCGATGCGAACCAGAAACACACCAGTGAGCACAGCCAGCCGGATGCAGCCATGGCCGGCAGCATCGGCACATCGCGGTGACGGCGCATGACGACTGCAAGTCCGGATACCATCAGGGTCATGATGGCCGCAAGGGCGCGCCCGAACCAGCTTCCACTGCCGGTGCTATCGCCCGTCAGCATTACCAGGACCCCAACCAGCGCCACTCCCGCCGCAATCATCGTCGCGGCACTGGGGCGCTCGCGGATATACAGGAAGGCGACGCCGGCGGTGATGAAGGGCACCGTGGCGTAAATCACCATCGAGTCGGCGACGGAGGTGTAATAGATGGAGCCGATGCCGCTGATCATCGCGCCCGTCGAGAAAAACATCGCGGCAAACGACGGCCCGCGCATCGCCCCGATGATGCGCCACGCGCCACCGCGTTCGATGAACAGGAAAAGCAGGAATACCCCGCCGCCCGAGACGATGCCGCGATAGAAAAGGATGGTCATCAGATCGGCATGGATCGCCGCATGAACAGCCCGGCCGAGGACCAGGCCAGCGCAGACAGCGCCACATAGAGAACGCCCAGACGATATTGGCTCTGCTCGGCAAGCGTCACGACGATCCCCCTGGACTTGAAGGCTGACCATTAGCGAGCTAGGCAACCACCTGCAAGCAGGCGTTGCGCCCTTTGGGATAACGGATCAGATAACGGCGATTGGTGGCCCAACTGCCACTGGTGGCCGTCGTCCTCCTCCATGTCCACGCAAGCCTTTTCATGGTCTTATCGGCAGCGATTCGGGAGAGTGGTATGAATGCTTTGATGGCTGGGCTTTTGGCATGTGGCTGCGTCAGCCTGATCGACGCTCCCCTCTGGCCGCCTGCCAGCGACTACATCAACGCCGCCGTCGATTGCCGCCAGAGCAGCAATGCGACAGGCTGTGAAAGCGTGCGCAAGAGCTGGACCGGCGATTTCAACGATGCGATCGCCGGCAAATATCAGGCGCAAAGCACTGTCGCCACGTGCCTCAGCACCGGTTGCGACGGTGCGATCAAGCCCGACCCGATGCTCGGCTGCGCCTGGCGAAAGGTGGCGATCAGGACCGCTCACGGGCAAGCGGATGCACGCGACACAGCAGGCCTTAAGCAATATTGCAGCCAGCCCTATCTCGACGCGGCCGGCCAGCACGCGGCTGACGAAGAGGCACTCGCCCTCCAGCAAATGCTGAGCGCAAAGTAGACGTGGCTCGCGCCGGCGCAGGGCCCTTGGGCCGCCGCGCCGGATCGCAGATCTCATTTAGGCATAGGCTGCAAGTAGCGTCCGCACCGCGTCGATCTCGTTCGGCCGGATATCGTGACCGCCCGGATGCCATTCGAGCGTCACATCCGCCTTCTGCCGGACGAAGTAATCCGCAAGCGCCTTTGTCAGGGAGGCCGGTGCAATCGGGTCTCGCTCGCCGGCCGTGATCAGCACCTTCGAGCCCGCCAGGCCGGCATTGTCGCGCGGTTCGAACGGGATCAGCGGATGCATCAGCACCGAGGCGTCGAAAAGATTGCCTGCCTCGATCAGGACATTGGCAAGGATATTGGCCCCATTCGAAAAGCCGAGGCCGATGACTGCCGACGCCTGGTGCTCATCCGCCAGGCTTTTGACGTAGCCGACCATCTTCGTCGTCGCCCGGGCGAGATCGTCCATGTCGTAGACGCCCTCGCCGGTGCGCCGGAAAAAACGGGCAGCCCCATGTTCGGCAACGTCGCCGCGCGGCGAGACGATGGTCGCCTCCGGCAGCAGCTGGCTGGCAAAGTCGAAAAACTGGTTCTCATCGCCGCCTGTGCCGTGAAAGACGAAAAATATCGGCTTTCCCGGCGCACCGGCTCGCAGCCGGTGCACATATGTCGATGTCATGATGACCTCCTGCCTCAAGCGTCGAGTGGCTCGAGATGTTCTTCCAGCAGTGGGCGCAGATGCGCATGCTGTGGTGGCAGCTTCAGTGCCTCGCCGAGATGTGCGGTATCCTCGTCGCGATCGAAGCCAGGTTCGTTTGTGGCAATCTCGAACAGGACGCCGCTCGGCGTGCGGAAGTAGATCGCCCAGAAGTAGTCGCGATCGATGACTGGCGTGACCTGATGACCGGTATCCATCAGCAGCTTGCGCACTTCGAGCTGCTTGGCGCGATTTTCGACTGAGAAGGCAACGTGGTGCACGGACCCTGCCCCCGGCAGCGAACGGGCGATGTTCGGCATGGTTTCGAGATCGATGAAATCGGCGCCATTGCCGCCCGGGATGACCAGCCGCTTTGTGCCCTCATGGGTTTCGGCAACCTGATAGCCCATGTATCGCAGCAGTTCGTCCGTCGCACCGTCGTCGCGCAGGCGCATCGACACCGAGTGAAAGCCGCGGATCGCGTGGTCGGCCTCGATGCCTGCGTGCAGCCAGGGCTGGCGCAGATCGTCCCGGACCTCGACAAGCGCAAGGTCGTCGCCATCAGGACCGGCAAAGTGCAGGCGCTTCTGGCCGAAGGATTCATCGGCCTTGAGACCGGCGATGCCCTGCGCTGCGAGACGATCCGTCCAGTAACCCAGCGAACCTTCGGGAACCGAGAACACCGTGGTGCCGACCTCGCCCGTACCGGGACGGCCACGCGCCATCTTCGGGAACGGAAAATAGGTCATTACCGAGCCGGGCGCGCCGACTTCGTCGCCGTAATAGAGATGGTACACATCCGGTGCATCGAAATTGACAGTCTTCTTGACGCGGCGAAGGCCTAGCGTCTGGGTGAAGAACTTGTTGTTGGTGCGGGCATTCTCTGCCATCGACGTGACGTGGTGGAGGCCTTTGATCTGGTCAAGCATGTCAAACCCCTTTGTTCTGCCCGGTCGTATCGACCGGTTCCATGGGGTGAAGATGGTCGCTGTCAGGCTTTTGCGATAGACCGCAAGACCCGGACGGATTGTCTCCAGATCGTGAACGATCTATCGATGTCGTTCACGCTATGCGCGATCGGGAACAGTCGGAAGGGTAGTCGGCGCAATTTGCAGCCTTCGATCAAACGCTTGCAGCCCAGGTGCCGCAGCTTCGGATGATGCAGAGCATGAACCCGCCTATTCCTCCTCGACCTCTTTATCGCGCTGGCAACAGATTTCGGCGATGGCTTTCACCATCTGGACTGTGTGCGGACATGTGAGCGAATAGCGGACGTTCTTGCCGCAGCGGCGGCTGCGGACGATGTTGTTGTCACGAAGGATCGTCAGGTGACGCGAGACGCCAACCGGAGTTTCATTCAGCTCCCGCATCAGATCGCGAACAGAATGCTCGCTTTCGAGCAACAAAAACAGGATGTGCAGGCGATGGCGGTTTGCCATGATCCCAAGAAAATCGGATTGCGCTGCAGCGGCCCTCTGCACCTCTTCCCCATATATGCCAAAATCATCGTCCCCCGACGGTACCACCAAGAAATCTCCCCAAATCCCGCCCCCGGAATTTTAAACTATTGCTGCTGTTCCACTTCTATTTTCTATTGATTAGAGGAACAAAAGGCAACTTGGCCGTAGAAAAATAAATATCGGGATTTATAGCTATATTTTATATTTCGCATGAAAGTATTTATTCGAAGAATTCGCCAACTAGAAATTATGCGATATCGCGTCCAGAGCATTCAGGATGACAACCACGTTGATCGATTTCGCGGCGTAAAAGATGTTCTGAGCCTTCCTCTTGGTAGTGACGACCCGTCCCCGTCTCAGCTTTGCCAGGTGCATGGAGGTGGCATTTTCGCTTAACCCCACTTGCGTGGCCAGCTGCCCGACCGATCTCTCTTCCTCGAGAAGAAGTCGCAGGATAGTCAGTCTCGCCGGGTTGGCCATCATCGCCAGGAGCGAGGCTTGATCACGCATCAGTTTTTCCTGCTGCTCGGCACCCATGGTCTGCTCCTGTGCTTGTTTTTAATTTCCAATATCTTCCAGGATGAAACAGAAAAGGCCCAGCTGGGATGCCGGACCTTTTCCGTTCGGACCGGAGGTCAACCGATCAGTCTTTCCCCGCAGGCATTCACCCACGGGATCCTCAACCTGGCAGATGCCAGGTGTCGGGATTAGAAGTTGCGCTGGACGCGGAGAACGCCTGCCCAAACGCTTTTATCGACGTTGTCATAGTTGACGTAGGTGATTTCCGGCTGGAGCTTGAGGCCCTTGACCGGGAAGAAGGCAAGGTTGGTGGTTGCTTCGAAGGTCTTGTTGTCAGCATAGGCCAACTGCACGTTCCAGCTCAGCTTTTCGCTGAACTTTGCAGTGCCGCCGCCCCAGACAGCCCAGTCACCCGTGGTGCCAAAGGGGTCGCCATTGGCGTACTTGTTGGTCGTGTTGCCGTCGGTGTTCCAGGCACCCATCAGGAATGCGCTGACTGTGCCGAAGTCTGCATCGAGGCGTACCTTGACTGCGCCTTCTTCGGCGACAGAGTCGTAACCGCCCGCAACCTTGATCCCGAATGCGCCGGCCTTGTAGCCGAGCCCGGCAACGACGTCGGGAGCATAGTGGTCATAGGCTACGCTGGAATAGGAATCTTCGAGCGAGATCACACCGGTGAAGCCGGTGCCGGAGTCGTAGGAATAGGTGAGCTGGTTCAGCTCGTAAGGTCCATCTCCGATCACATCATCGTTGATGACGTTGCCGGCATAGCCCATGTATTCGTTATACTGCGAGTCCTGCCGACCGATGAGGAAGCCGCCGAGCGAAATATAGGCGATCAGCGGAGAGGCATCCGAATTTACGCCTTCCGAATAGTTAAAGCGCAGCGTCGTCGCCGTCTTCAAGGGACCATATTCAGTGTCCGTTGCGGAGTTGAACGAGAGTTCAGCGCGGGTGTAGTTCTTGGTCCCAAAGGCACCAAAAGGATTGTAGGCATCGTGCCAGTAAGTATCGTTGCGGATCATGCCGCCGATCTTGAGGCAAGTTTCGCTGCCTGGAATGTAGAAGTAGCCGGCGCCGTATGCGTCGCAGATGCGGACATATTCCAGCGGTTCCGGTTCGGCAGCGACGATTGCGTCGGCCGCATGTGCACCAGATACAACAGCGAGCGCTGCAGCGGATCCGAGAAGAAGAGATTTGATATTCATGAAAGCTCCCGATGTGTTATCTCGGCACAATTCTTCGCTTGCGTAAATCAATACACAATTTTGAAAGCACCAATTTGTTGAGACCCTTACAGATCAAAACCGAAGCAGAAGTCTTCGATTTACAATTCGAATATCATCGCATCACGATAATATGACAACAAAGATTTTGTATTAGGTACGCACTTGAACAATATAAACTTAGATCTATGTTGCAGCCATGTAACTTATTATTATAGTAAATATGTTTGTTATTCTAATAAATTCCCGTAATTGTATTTTATCAAGCCAATATATCGAAAACAAACATATCTGCATCTCTAATATTTTAATTTTTACTTGAGAATCATCGGTAAGGCCAGCGCTAGTCCGCATCGGGCTAGCGCTGGCCGCCATGGCGTTCGGCACGCCTGGAATTTCGGTGGGAGATCTCTGGCGTCGATTGCGGCCCTAAGCCTGGCCGGCGCCTGGATTTTCCGGGAGCGCCCAGTCAATCGGCGTGCGTCCGTGTTGCTCAAGATAGGCGTTGGCCTTGGAGAAAGGTCTGGATCCGAGAAATCCGTTATGGGCCGAAAGCGGCGACGGATGTGCGGATTTCAGCACCAGATGGCGCGACGCGTCGACGAATGCGGCTTTCTTCTGCGCATAGGCACCCCATAGAAGGAAGACGACATGCTCGCATTGATCGTTGACGGCCCGGATCACGGCATCGGAAAACCTTTCCCAACCCTTGCCCTGATGGGACGCGGCGCGAGACTCCTCGACGGTCAGCACGCTGTTCAGCAAAAGTACGCCCTGCCGGGCCCAGCTTTCGAGAAACCCGTGGCGTGCCGGTGGAATGCCGAGATCGGCCTGCATCTCCTTGTAGATATTGACCAGCGACGGCGGCGTGCGCACACCCGGCCGGACGCTGA carries:
- a CDS encoding GntR family transcriptional regulator, giving the protein MLEKSIRARAAGQPPVQQSPVYLGIRSAILGHSVAPGMKLPEDELAEIYSVSRTVIRAALQALALDHLVTLEVNRGAFVAKPTRLEAREVFEARALLEPKVAAMAAEIAKPADIVLLERHIAEEHAAVAAGRDGEAVQLSGQFHVAIAEIANHSIYIDFVRRLCSRSSLIVALYWRRRDAICEHHAHHSLVNAIASNKPKDASELMVSHLVDLFSGLDLSEREPGSRRLAEILKA
- a CDS encoding amidohydrolase family protein; this translates as MTFDLLIRNATLTDGRTGIDIGIAGGRIAAIEHKIAANAGREIDAGGHLVSSPFVDCHFHMDATLSLGLPRLNTSGTLLEGIALWGELKPLLTQEAVVERALRYCDLAVSQGLLAVRTHVDICDDRLLAVEALLHVKKAVAPYLDLQLVAFPQDGYYRSPTAADNLERALDLGVDIVGGIPHFERTMEDGARSVRALCEIAARRGLRVDLHCDETDDPLSRHIETLACETQRLGLQGRATGSHLTSMHSMDNYYVSKLLPLIAEAEVQVVANPLINIMLQGRHDSYPKRRGMTRVKEMREHGINIAFGQDCCMDPWYSLGSGDMLDVAHMGLHVGQLSAREAMRFCFDAVTRNPAKLMGLEGYGLDVGCNGDLVVLQAKDPIEAIRLRATRLFVVRRGKVISETPARGARLSLNGRPDFVDPAAYAPVANEH
- a CDS encoding NAD-dependent epimerase, which produces MRYLITGTGGFIGFHLAKRLLDEGNFVVGFDGMTPYYDVALKEKRHAILARSNGFKPVIAMLEDKAALDRAAELAEPDVIVHLAAQAGVRYSLENPKSYVDSNVTGSFNILELARAIKPKHLLLASTSSVYGANEKMPFAESDKADEQMTIYAATKKSMELMAHSYAHLFDIPTTAFRFFTVYGPWGRPDMALFKFVDAIRNDRPIDIYGEGRMSRDFTYIDDLVEGIVRLIAVPPAEANRVVSDTVIDSLSSTAPFRIVNIGGGAPVELMHYVETIEAALGKKAIRNMLPMQPGDVHHTYAEPGLLVALTGYKPELGVEEGVRRFVEWYLENY
- the rutF gene encoding NADH-dependent FMN reductase RutF → MMGMNMKTSAATDQKIPVADAEALRLTFRDAMARMAAAVNIVTSNGPGGLAGFAATAVCSVTDSPPTLLVCLNRNASVYPAVAANGVLCVNVLSESHQDLSRLFGGKTPVAERFAAAEWSELVTGSPALEDALVSFDCRIAQRAEVGTHEVLMCEVEAIRRRDGGQGLVYFDRNYHTAG
- a CDS encoding DMT family transporter gives rise to the protein MTILFYRGIVSGGGVFLLFLFIERGGAWRIIGAMRGPSFAAMFFSTGAMISGIGSIYYTSVADSMVIYATVPFITAGVAFLYIRERPSAATMIAAGVALVGVLVMLTGDSTGSGSWFGRALAAIMTLMVSGLAVVMRRHRDVPMLPAMAASGWLCSLVCFWFASPGSVSGSDAGLIVAFGLIQNALGLSLYTFGSRLIPAADASLLTALEVPLTPLWVWIFFSETPSSATMIGGPIVLVALFGHIFTEVRRNRAPMVVNPG
- a CDS encoding alpha/beta hydrolase, which gives rise to MTSTYVHRLRAGAPGKPIFFVFHGTGGDENQFFDFASQLLPEATIVSPRGDVAEHGAARFFRRTGEGVYDMDDLARATTKMVGYVKSLADEHQASAVIGLGFSNGANILANVLIEAGNLFDASVLMHPLIPFEPRDNAGLAGSKVLITAGERDPIAPASLTKALADYFVRQKADVTLEWHPGGHDIRPNEIDAVRTLLAAYA
- a CDS encoding VOC family protein; translated protein: MLDQIKGLHHVTSMAENARTNNKFFTQTLGLRRVKKTVNFDAPDVYHLYYGDEVGAPGSVMTYFPFPKMARGRPGTGEVGTTVFSVPEGSLGYWTDRLAAQGIAGLKADESFGQKRLHFAGPDGDDLALVEVRDDLRQPWLHAGIEADHAIRGFHSVSMRLRDDGATDELLRYMGYQVAETHEGTKRLVIPGGNGADFIDLETMPNIARSLPGAGSVHHVAFSVENRAKQLEVRKLLMDTGHQVTPVIDRDYFWAIYFRTPSGVLFEIATNEPGFDRDEDTAHLGEALKLPPQHAHLRPLLEEHLEPLDA
- a CDS encoding ArsR/SmtB family transcription factor, encoding MVPSGDDDFGIYGEEVQRAAAAQSDFLGIMANRHRLHILFLLLESEHSVRDLMRELNETPVGVSRHLTILRDNNIVRSRRCGKNVRYSLTCPHTVQMVKAIAEICCQRDKEVEEE
- a CDS encoding ArsR/SmtB family transcription factor, whose protein sequence is MGAEQQEKLMRDQASLLAMMANPARLTILRLLLEEERSVGQLATQVGLSENATSMHLAKLRRGRVVTTKRKAQNIFYAAKSINVVVILNALDAISHNF
- a CDS encoding porin produces the protein MNIKSLLLGSAAALAVVSGAHAADAIVAAEPEPLEYVRICDAYGAGYFYIPGSETCLKIGGMIRNDTYWHDAYNPFGAFGTKNYTRAELSFNSATDTEYGPLKTATTLRFNYSEGVNSDASPLIAYISLGGFLIGRQDSQYNEYMGYAGNVINDDVIGDGPYELNQLTYSYDSGTGFTGVISLEDSYSSVAYDHYAPDVVAGLGYKAGAFGIKVAGGYDSVAEEGAVKVRLDADFGTVSAFLMGAWNTDGNTTNKYANGDPFGTTGDWAVWGGGTAKFSEKLSWNVQLAYADNKTFEATTNLAFFPVKGLKLQPEITYVNYDNVDKSVWAGVLRVQRNF
- the ung gene encoding uracil-DNA glycosylase; translated protein: MPEAGVKLEESWKNALSAEFSSPYMEKLKAFLVEERQNGKTIFPRGPEYFRALDLTPLHDVKVVILGQDPYHGLGQAHGLCFSVRPGVRTPPSLVNIYKEMQADLGIPPARHGFLESWARQGVLLLNSVLTVEESRAASHQGKGWERFSDAVIRAVNDQCEHVVFLLWGAYAQKKAAFVDASRHLVLKSAHPSPLSAHNGFLGSRPFSKANAYLEQHGRTPIDWALPENPGAGQA